One Brevibacillus choshinensis genomic window carries:
- a CDS encoding S8 family serine peptidase, with the protein MKKSLKLVLLNSTLVVGLMATVLSAVQAPVLGKSKETSYLIAFKKDNLPNDFEEQIEDAGGEVETVVEEIGIVSASSDDPNFLDKLRESTDVLAAEEELEIHLDEEDPEAADGQPITDIPQPDWDDPDQNYHDLQWDVKRVTHDFDSHEISKGDSDTVVGIIDTGLDFDHPDLKKNADEKGSKTFVPGTDDAWDENGHGTHVAGTIAADGKVLGIGPKLTVRAYRVFGATGGAQQSWITDALVAAANDKVDVVNMSLGGWRWMAQNYGEKGDSASIVAYKRAVQYAVKKGVTVVVAAGNDSRDLGSLHDMQEYWKDTYGLDIKGPSRVVPAQLPGVITVSSSNEWSKDQIAFYSNYGNPIDIAAPGGDNGPEYDALYREDPKGDYLDKRDFRYRALSTWPTYLPPYFTSNLKGYAYMHGTSMAAPKVAGIAAVIKSEHPNYSPAQVAALIRKTAVDYGKKGQDKYFGAGEANIFEALED; encoded by the coding sequence TTGAAAAAATCACTCAAGCTTGTCCTTTTGAATTCCACGTTGGTGGTAGGCCTGATGGCCACCGTGCTTTCTGCTGTGCAAGCACCTGTACTTGGGAAGAGCAAGGAGACGTCTTACCTGATCGCTTTCAAGAAAGACAATTTGCCAAATGATTTCGAAGAGCAGATTGAAGATGCAGGTGGAGAGGTTGAGACGGTGGTTGAGGAGATTGGGATCGTGTCGGCCAGCTCGGATGATCCTAACTTTTTGGACAAGCTTCGTGAATCCACTGATGTACTCGCTGCGGAGGAAGAACTGGAAATCCACTTGGACGAAGAGGACCCAGAAGCAGCGGATGGCCAGCCGATTACGGACATTCCACAGCCTGACTGGGATGACCCGGATCAAAATTACCACGATTTGCAGTGGGATGTGAAACGGGTGACCCATGATTTTGACTCGCATGAAATTAGCAAAGGAGATTCAGATACGGTCGTCGGGATCATTGATACCGGATTGGATTTTGATCATCCGGATTTGAAGAAAAATGCAGATGAGAAAGGCAGCAAGACGTTTGTGCCGGGAACAGATGACGCGTGGGATGAAAACGGCCATGGCACCCATGTTGCTGGTACCATCGCAGCGGATGGCAAGGTGTTGGGGATTGGACCTAAGCTGACGGTCCGCGCATACCGAGTATTCGGAGCGACAGGCGGAGCGCAGCAATCCTGGATCACGGATGCGCTGGTAGCTGCGGCAAATGACAAGGTGGACGTAGTGAACATGTCCCTGGGCGGCTGGCGTTGGATGGCGCAGAATTATGGAGAAAAGGGTGATTCTGCTTCCATCGTGGCGTATAAACGGGCTGTTCAATATGCCGTTAAGAAGGGCGTGACAGTAGTCGTTGCTGCCGGAAATGATTCGAGGGATCTGGGCAGTTTGCACGACATGCAGGAATATTGGAAGGACACCTATGGATTGGATATCAAAGGGCCTTCCCGGGTTGTCCCTGCTCAGCTCCCAGGAGTCATTACGGTGTCTTCCTCCAATGAATGGTCAAAGGATCAAATCGCGTTTTATTCCAATTATGGCAATCCGATCGACATCGCCGCGCCAGGCGGAGACAACGGTCCAGAATACGACGCCCTTTATCGGGAAGACCCGAAAGGTGACTACCTCGATAAGCGTGATTTCCGCTACCGTGCGTTGTCGACATGGCCAACCTACCTTCCGCCGTATTTTACCTCCAATCTAAAGGGATATGCCTATATGCATGGAACGTCGATGGCAGCTCCAAAAGTGGCTGGAATCGCTGCAGTCATCAAATCCGAGCATCCGAATTACAGCCCGGCACAGGTGGCAGCATTAATCCGGAAGACAGCAGTAGATTATGGGAAAAAAGGTCAAGATA
- the secA gene encoding preprotein translocase subunit SecA — protein MLGLVKKIFGDSNEREVKKMFKRVESINSLEPSIAALSDEQLREKTEEFKARLQNGEDLDKILNEAFAVVREASKRVLGMRHFDVQLIGGMVLQEGRISEMKTGEGKTLVATLATYLNALLGKGVHVVTVNEYLAERDSTIMGQLYNFLGLTVGLNKNGLSAEEKREAYACDITYGTNNEFGFDYLRDNMVLYKEQMVQRPLFYAIIDEVDSILIDEARTPLIISGSANRSTELYYICSHFVKRLELEKDFTIDEKLKIVSLTDDGVSKVEQAFNIENLYDTAHMTLNHHITAALKAQVLFKRDVDYVVQEGEVVIVDEFTGRLMVGRRYSDGLHQAIEAKEGLRVQSESMTLATITLQNYFRMYQKLSGMTGTAKTEEEEFKKIYGLDVVVIPTNKPVAREDLPDLVFKTEAAKYRAVVNDIVERHKKGQPILVGTISIENSERLSQMLKQKGVPHNVLNAKQHAREAEIVARAGQYGAVTIATNMAGRGTDIQLGEGVADLGGLHIIGTERHESRRIDNQLRGRSGRQGDPGSSQFFLSMQDELMRRFGADNIMNMMDRLGMEEDMPIESRLVTRAVESAQKRVEGSNFDARKGVLQYDDVMNQQRLVIYKQRRDILEKEDLSEIALGMINSVLERNVELHCPKEEVPEDWDLQALADAANNMFLHDETITAKMLKGKEAEEIMELLKNEVSKQYAQREAEIGDMIREFEKVVILRAVDSKWMDHIDAMDQLRQGIHLRAYGQNDPLREYQFEGYEMFQSMVAAVEEEVAMYIMKAEVSQNLERQDVIRGQGMDPDQLQTSGPSERPDSETSGDADPKNRAQRRAEDQERRRNNKRNQ, from the coding sequence ATGTTAGGACTCGTTAAAAAGATTTTTGGCGATAGCAATGAGCGCGAAGTCAAAAAAATGTTTAAGCGCGTAGAATCGATCAATTCGCTTGAACCAAGCATAGCGGCTCTATCCGATGAGCAGCTGCGGGAAAAGACAGAAGAATTCAAAGCTCGCCTGCAAAACGGGGAAGATCTGGACAAGATTTTGAATGAAGCGTTTGCCGTCGTTCGGGAAGCATCCAAGCGGGTCCTCGGCATGAGGCACTTTGATGTGCAGCTCATCGGTGGTATGGTCCTGCAGGAAGGACGCATTTCCGAGATGAAGACGGGGGAAGGGAAAACCCTCGTAGCGACACTGGCCACTTACCTCAACGCATTGCTGGGAAAAGGGGTTCACGTCGTTACGGTGAACGAATACTTGGCCGAGCGCGACTCGACCATCATGGGTCAACTCTACAACTTCTTGGGCCTCACCGTCGGTTTGAACAAGAACGGACTTAGCGCGGAAGAAAAGCGTGAAGCCTACGCTTGCGATATTACCTACGGAACCAACAACGAATTTGGCTTTGACTACCTGCGCGACAACATGGTGCTGTACAAGGAACAGATGGTTCAGCGTCCGCTCTTCTATGCCATCATTGACGAGGTGGACAGCATCCTGATCGACGAAGCGCGTACGCCGTTGATCATTTCCGGCTCTGCGAATCGTTCGACGGAGCTGTACTACATCTGCTCCCACTTTGTAAAACGTCTGGAGCTGGAAAAGGATTTCACGATTGATGAAAAGCTGAAAATCGTGTCCTTGACCGATGACGGCGTGAGCAAGGTAGAGCAGGCGTTCAATATCGAAAACCTGTACGATACGGCACATATGACGTTGAACCATCACATTACGGCTGCACTGAAAGCGCAAGTCCTGTTCAAACGCGACGTGGACTATGTCGTTCAGGAAGGCGAAGTTGTGATCGTCGACGAATTTACCGGTCGTCTGATGGTAGGGCGTCGTTACAGCGACGGTCTCCACCAAGCGATCGAAGCGAAAGAGGGTCTGCGCGTTCAGAGCGAGAGCATGACGCTGGCGACCATCACCCTGCAAAACTACTTCCGTATGTATCAAAAGCTGTCCGGTATGACCGGAACGGCGAAAACGGAAGAAGAGGAATTCAAAAAGATCTACGGACTCGACGTTGTCGTCATTCCGACGAACAAACCAGTCGCACGTGAGGACTTGCCTGACTTGGTGTTCAAAACGGAAGCAGCGAAGTATCGTGCAGTGGTAAACGACATTGTAGAGCGTCATAAAAAAGGGCAACCGATTCTGGTCGGTACCATTTCCATCGAAAACTCCGAGCGTCTTTCGCAAATGCTGAAGCAAAAAGGCGTACCGCACAACGTCCTGAATGCAAAGCAGCATGCGCGAGAAGCCGAGATCGTAGCACGTGCGGGTCAATACGGTGCCGTCACGATCGCGACGAACATGGCGGGACGTGGTACGGACATTCAGCTGGGTGAGGGAGTCGCTGACCTGGGCGGCTTGCACATCATCGGTACCGAGCGCCACGAGAGCCGTCGGATCGACAACCAGCTGCGCGGTCGTTCCGGTCGCCAAGGGGACCCTGGTTCTTCCCAGTTCTTCCTTTCGATGCAGGATGAGCTGATGCGCCGTTTTGGTGCGGACAACATCATGAACATGATGGATCGTCTCGGCATGGAAGAAGATATGCCGATCGAGAGCCGTCTCGTTACACGTGCTGTCGAATCTGCTCAGAAACGGGTAGAGGGCTCCAACTTCGATGCGCGTAAAGGCGTACTCCAGTACGACGATGTGATGAACCAGCAGCGTCTGGTTATCTACAAGCAGCGTCGCGACATCCTGGAGAAAGAGGACCTGAGCGAAATCGCACTTGGCATGATCAACAGCGTCCTGGAACGCAATGTCGAGCTGCATTGTCCAAAAGAAGAGGTGCCAGAGGATTGGGATCTCCAAGCACTTGCGGATGCAGCCAACAACATGTTCCTGCATGATGAAACCATCACCGCTAAGATGCTGAAAGGCAAAGAAGCGGAAGAAATCATGGAACTCCTGAAAAACGAAGTCTCCAAGCAGTATGCACAGCGTGAAGCAGAGATTGGCGATATGATTCGCGAGTTTGAAAAAGTCGTTATCCTGCGCGCTGTGGACAGCAAGTGGATGGATCACATCGATGCGATGGATCAGCTTCGCCAAGGGATTCATCTGCGCGCTTACGGTCAGAACGATCCGCTGCGTGAGTACCAGTTTGAAGGATATGAAATGTTCCAGTCCATGGTCGCTGCTGTCGAGGAAGAAGTGGCTATGTACATCATGAAAGCGGAAGTGAGCCAAAACCTGGAGCGTCAGGATGTGATCCGAGGTCAAGGTATGGATCCAGATCAGCTGCAGACTTCAGGACCTTCCGAGCGCCCGGATTCAGAGACTTCCGGAGACGCCGATCCGAAAAACCGCGCGCAGCGCCGAGCTGAGGATCAGGAGCGCCGCCGCAACAACAAGCGCAATCAATAA
- the hpf gene encoding ribosome hibernation-promoting factor, HPF/YfiA family: MKFNIRGENIQVTEALREYVEKKVGRLEKYFESTQPTDAQVTMRVHRGEGTIEVTIPLGGVIIRAEETHEDMYAAIDLVVEKLERQIRKHKTKLMRKLRIDSASKAGGRESQPVAVALADGSDEEDVYIDIVRTKRFDLKPMDTHEAVMQMDMLGHNFFVFQNTDTNDVSVVYRRNDGRYGLIEPK, from the coding sequence ATGAAATTTAACATTCGTGGAGAAAACATTCAAGTCACCGAAGCACTACGAGAGTATGTGGAAAAGAAAGTCGGCCGTCTCGAAAAATACTTTGAAAGCACTCAGCCTACCGATGCTCAAGTCACGATGCGCGTTCATCGGGGCGAGGGGACGATCGAGGTAACGATCCCGCTTGGCGGAGTCATTATCCGGGCAGAGGAAACGCATGAAGACATGTACGCTGCTATCGATCTGGTAGTAGAAAAACTGGAGCGTCAAATTCGCAAGCACAAAACCAAGTTAATGCGAAAATTGAGAATTGATTCTGCTAGCAAAGCGGGGGGACGTGAAAGCCAACCGGTAGCAGTGGCGCTGGCTGATGGAAGCGATGAGGAAGATGTGTATATCGACATCGTCCGAACCAAGCGCTTTGATCTAAAACCAATGGATACTCACGAAGCTGTCATGCAAATGGATATGTTGGGACACAACTTCTTTGTCTTCCAAAATACCGACACGAACGATGTGAGTGTGGTGTACCGTCGCAATGATGGTCGCTACGGTTTGATCGAACCCAAATAA
- a CDS encoding HD-GYP domain-containing protein: protein MAEVKPSHSIIGATLAQDVYNEYGLLLLPAGVVLQQSDLRLLEAHQINKVMLAAAGEAPEMPEPTLHWNEAQATRQYVIAVQQTEGLFKQIASGSVPSLKQFNEAFYPMLDAVLQRWDFLRFIYIKEGTDNYTYRHSLNVGIVAALLGKLMGKSEEDIYFLGQAGLLHDVGKMMIPDELLSKPESLTDEEYAIMKRHTKYGSQLLRTMEHANELMALCALLHHERLDGSGYPEGRTSETIPFECQIISVADVFDAICTDRVYRKGTSPFEAANILWEQACTGKLNALVVSRFIHYIVLLYVGSKAVLNSGDDVEIIMIHHDEPMRPLVRRGEDFLDLRQHRHLRIQKMIS from the coding sequence ATGGCAGAGGTGAAACCTTCCCACTCTATTATCGGAGCTACACTCGCGCAAGACGTTTACAACGAGTATGGCCTGCTGCTCTTACCCGCAGGCGTTGTATTGCAGCAGAGTGACTTACGGCTACTAGAAGCCCATCAAATCAATAAGGTAATGCTCGCCGCGGCGGGCGAGGCTCCTGAGATGCCCGAGCCGACCCTCCATTGGAACGAAGCGCAAGCCACCCGCCAATACGTGATAGCCGTTCAGCAAACGGAGGGGCTGTTCAAGCAGATCGCTTCGGGCAGTGTCCCTTCCTTGAAGCAATTTAACGAGGCTTTTTACCCCATGCTGGATGCTGTACTTCAGCGCTGGGACTTTCTGCGCTTTATCTACATAAAAGAAGGCACGGACAACTATACGTACCGCCATTCCTTGAATGTCGGCATTGTCGCCGCCCTCCTCGGCAAGCTTATGGGGAAATCGGAGGAAGACATCTACTTTTTGGGGCAAGCCGGATTGCTGCATGACGTCGGGAAAATGATGATACCCGATGAGCTGTTGTCAAAACCGGAGAGCCTGACGGATGAAGAATACGCGATCATGAAACGTCACACGAAATACGGCAGCCAGTTGCTCCGCACGATGGAACATGCCAACGAGCTGATGGCTTTATGTGCCCTGCTCCATCACGAGCGTCTGGACGGTTCGGGCTATCCGGAGGGACGCACGAGTGAAACCATCCCTTTTGAATGCCAGATCATCAGCGTTGCGGATGTTTTTGACGCCATCTGTACGGATCGGGTGTATCGCAAGGGCACGTCTCCATTTGAAGCTGCCAACATCTTGTGGGAGCAGGCCTGTACGGGTAAATTAAATGCCTTGGTCGTGTCCCGCTTCATTCATTACATCGTTCTGTTGTACGTAGGCTCCAAAGCCGTTCTGAACAGCGGCGATGACGTGGAAATTATTATGATTCATCACGACGAGCCGATGAGACCTCTTGTCCGCCGCGGCGAGGATTTCCTGGACTTGCGCCAGCATCGCCATTTGCGCATCCAAAAAATGATCAGTTAA
- the cspD gene encoding cold-shock protein CspD: MQGKVKWFNAEKGFGFIEREGGDDVFVHFSAIQSDGFRSLEEGQAVEFDIVEGDRGPQAANVVKL; encoded by the coding sequence ATGCAAGGCAAAGTAAAATGGTTTAATGCAGAAAAAGGTTTCGGTTTCATCGAGCGCGAGGGTGGCGATGATGTGTTTGTCCACTTCTCAGCGATTCAGTCAGACGGGTTTCGCAGTCTGGAAGAGGGACAAGCGGTAGAGTTTGATATTGTGGAAGGCGATCGCGGACCACAGGCTGCCAACGTCGTTAAATTGTAG
- a CDS encoding amino acid ABC transporter permease produces the protein MDWSVVYDYRELFIRGVFNTILLTTVAIVCGTILGLFIGLGKLSDKVYLKAPSAVYVELFRGTPLFLQILLIHTAVIPGVWGIFFPEAKVPEALFSGFVALTLNAAAYIAEIFRAGIQSIDPGQMEAARSLGMGKGMAMRLILIPQAFLRMLPALGNEFIALLKDSSLLAIIATPELGYAAFNVAKNTFERFPPYLTSGAIYLLLTIFLSRVVVRGLEKRYTPK, from the coding sequence ATGGATTGGAGCGTAGTCTACGATTATCGGGAATTATTCATACGAGGTGTGTTCAATACGATTCTCCTGACGACGGTAGCAATCGTTTGCGGGACCATATTAGGTCTGTTCATTGGATTGGGTAAATTGTCGGACAAGGTGTATTTGAAAGCTCCTTCAGCTGTTTATGTGGAGCTGTTCCGCGGTACGCCTTTGTTTCTGCAAATCTTATTGATTCATACCGCGGTGATTCCAGGGGTCTGGGGGATCTTTTTTCCAGAGGCGAAAGTGCCGGAAGCTCTCTTTTCCGGGTTTGTGGCCTTGACCTTGAATGCTGCCGCCTATATCGCGGAAATCTTCCGAGCGGGGATCCAGTCCATCGATCCGGGGCAAATGGAAGCGGCCAGGTCACTCGGGATGGGCAAAGGAATGGCAATGAGGCTGATTCTTATCCCGCAGGCTTTTTTGCGCATGCTGCCGGCACTCGGAAATGAGTTTATTGCCCTTTTGAAGGACTCTTCTTTACTGGCGATTATTGCGACACCAGAGCTCGGGTATGCAGCGTTCAACGTCGCCAAAAATACATTCGAGCGTTTCCCTCCGTATCTCACCTCCGGGGCGATCTATCTGCTTCTGACCATTTTCCTCTCCCGTGTCGTCGTCCGAGGCTTGGAGAAACGATATACCCCTAAATAA
- a CDS encoding basic amino acid ABC transporter substrate-binding protein, protein MKNGKKWLATLALTVGVGLLVSACGSGGQQASGGGSGSAAGDSKVYVVGTDAAYPPFEKMEADKITGFDIDVVQAVADAAGIKIEVKNTGWDPLFDGIDKGNVDLGISAVTITDERKQKYDFSDPYFEANQLILLPEDSTVAKLADLKGKKIGVQSATTGEQVVKKAFGDTYEGIKGYDDTPSAVDDFFIGRVDAVVADNAVLQDYAKKMKDKKFKLIKDDSFEVEHYGIIVKKGNADLLNKINQGMKTIKENGKLKEINDKYFGQ, encoded by the coding sequence GTGAAGAACGGGAAAAAGTGGTTGGCAACACTTGCGTTGACCGTAGGGGTGGGACTTTTGGTCTCGGCCTGTGGATCGGGTGGTCAACAAGCTTCAGGAGGCGGCTCTGGCTCGGCAGCAGGAGATAGCAAAGTATATGTGGTCGGTACAGACGCAGCCTACCCTCCATTTGAAAAAATGGAAGCAGACAAAATCACGGGCTTTGACATCGATGTCGTCCAAGCTGTAGCGGATGCTGCCGGCATCAAGATTGAAGTGAAGAATACCGGCTGGGATCCATTGTTTGACGGCATTGACAAAGGAAATGTCGATTTGGGAATTTCCGCAGTAACGATTACCGACGAGCGCAAACAAAAATATGATTTCTCGGATCCTTATTTTGAGGCAAACCAGTTGATTCTGTTGCCTGAAGATTCGACCGTCGCCAAACTGGCGGATCTCAAAGGCAAAAAGATCGGGGTACAATCGGCCACCACTGGTGAGCAAGTCGTGAAGAAGGCATTTGGAGATACGTACGAAGGCATAAAAGGGTACGACGATACGCCGTCCGCTGTGGATGACTTCTTTATTGGTCGTGTAGATGCGGTTGTCGCGGATAACGCGGTTCTGCAGGACTATGCGAAAAAGATGAAAGACAAGAAATTCAAGCTGATCAAGGACGATTCCTTTGAAGTCGAGCACTACGGAATCATCGTCAAAAAAGGCAACGCCGACTTGCTGAACAAGATCAACCAAGGCATGAAGACGATCAAGGAAAACGGCAAGTTGAAAGAAATCAACGACAAATATTTCGGTCAATAA
- a CDS encoding OmpA/MotB family protein — protein MHDDRLYDEKELEKSWLLSYSDLITLLFVIVVIIAASQAANLQTQRAEAQKETAKQQATLQQVHESLDLLNLQKLELQREVHQLEAQKKLLTGSEGETPQIPDAAPPPPPVGSTETDAAERDMETVRTQLSSALAELNLDYEETEEGLRIRLPVSILFPSGSADLKQQGKQVVGTVAGVLKSFGNRVRIEGYTDDVPIAHSSYKTNWELSTGRAIAVMREMVDAYTLPSSRFTVAGLGEYKPLVDNSNEENRAKNRRVEIIILAEKE, from the coding sequence ATGCATGACGACCGGCTTTACGATGAAAAGGAGCTGGAAAAGAGCTGGCTGCTCAGTTATAGCGACCTGATTACGCTGTTGTTTGTCATTGTGGTGATTATAGCGGCTTCGCAAGCGGCAAACCTCCAGACGCAGCGAGCAGAGGCGCAAAAAGAAACCGCGAAGCAGCAGGCGACATTGCAGCAGGTCCATGAGAGTCTGGATCTGTTGAATCTGCAAAAGCTGGAGCTGCAGCGGGAAGTGCACCAGCTGGAGGCGCAGAAGAAGCTGCTGACGGGCTCGGAGGGGGAGACGCCACAGATCCCGGATGCCGCGCCGCCGCCACCGCCAGTTGGCTCGACAGAAACCGACGCTGCCGAACGGGACATGGAGACGGTCCGGACACAGCTATCCTCCGCCTTGGCAGAACTGAATCTCGATTATGAAGAAACGGAAGAAGGCTTGCGTATCCGTCTTCCGGTGAGCATTCTGTTCCCGAGTGGTTCGGCAGATCTGAAGCAGCAAGGGAAGCAAGTGGTCGGTACGGTAGCGGGGGTATTGAAGAGTTTTGGCAATCGGGTGCGTATCGAGGGGTACACGGATGATGTGCCGATTGCGCACAGCTCCTACAAAACGAACTGGGAGCTGTCGACGGGGCGCGCTATTGCGGTAATGCGTGAAATGGTTGATGCGTATACTTTACCGTCTTCGCGGTTTACGGTTGCGGGGCTGGGGGAATACAAGCCACTCGTGGATAATTCCAATGAAGAGAACCGTGCAAAGAATAGAAGAGTGGAGATTATCATTTTAGCGGAAAAAGAATAA
- a CDS encoding motility protein A produces MSTKRRSLLLIGAVLLIFIHAVYLNGSIADLLNPTAIELVALSVVISYAIKRKHLDLKKITRLLIHGRESNVEDTIKRFYYYALVQKEQGYITLEKELQQEKDSFVQRGSLLAIEGVPEDELRLILENELKGEQYRYQQAAGFFRLISLLAPGMGLVGTLLGMTGVLKSLSDFTVTGHSLSAAVVATLYGALLANLFALPCYYRMMDLYDREMFEKRLYIEGCVGLQRMETPRLLFEKLNSFLPGDQKLVLVKEAGSMKGTIERQDRYA; encoded by the coding sequence TTGTCCACAAAACGCCGCTCGCTCCTCCTAATCGGAGCCGTCCTTCTCATCTTCATACACGCGGTCTACCTGAACGGCAGTATCGCCGATCTGTTGAACCCGACAGCCATCGAGCTGGTAGCGTTGTCTGTCGTGATCTCCTACGCGATCAAGCGCAAGCACCTGGACCTGAAAAAAATCACGCGCCTCTTGATCCACGGCCGGGAGAGCAACGTCGAGGATACGATCAAGCGCTTCTACTACTATGCGCTGGTGCAAAAGGAGCAGGGCTACATCACGCTGGAAAAAGAGCTCCAGCAGGAAAAAGACTCTTTCGTGCAGCGCGGCAGCTTGCTTGCGATCGAGGGGGTGCCGGAGGACGAGCTGCGTCTCATCCTGGAAAACGAGCTCAAAGGGGAGCAGTATCGCTACCAGCAAGCGGCGGGCTTTTTCCGCTTGATTAGCTTGCTTGCTCCTGGGATGGGGCTGGTCGGAACGCTATTGGGGATGACGGGCGTCTTGAAATCTCTCTCCGACTTTACCGTAACGGGCCACAGCCTGAGCGCAGCCGTCGTAGCGACGTTGTACGGGGCGCTGCTGGCCAACCTGTTCGCGCTGCCATGCTACTACCGGATGATGGATCTGTACGACCGGGAGATGTTTGAAAAGCGTCTCTACATCGAGGGCTGCGTCGGCTTGCAGCGGATGGAGACGCCGCGTCTGTTGTTTGAAAAATTGAATTCGTTCCTGCCGGGCGACCAGAAGCTGGTGCTGGTCAAAGAGGCGGGCAGCATGAAAGGAACGATTGAGAGGCAGGATCGCTATGCATGA